In Aminivibrio pyruvatiphilus, a single window of DNA contains:
- a CDS encoding endonuclease/exonuclease/phosphatase family protein has translation MRLVLYNIRYGTGTGWDYHFPFPFSGCLRKTEGRFRRISDFISKLKPDLVGLVEADSGSYRQNGECQAELMAARLNAESVFACKYHHESLVSRTPLLKSQGNAVVTRLPILSSREHYLSRGVKRTLLEVEFQDFTLFLAHLSLGYGARKIQIGEVADRCRQAKKPVILAGDGNIYAGEKELRPLFRKGLFRNANDGNVPTYPSRLPALALDFVLYSEGIDMKKFRVPQVRYSDHLPLVCDFTPEGRGREALAS, from the coding sequence ATGCGACTTGTACTGTACAACATCCGCTACGGAACCGGCACGGGATGGGACTACCATTTCCCCTTCCCCTTTTCCGGCTGTCTCCGGAAGACCGAGGGACGATTCCGGCGGATTTCCGATTTTATCTCGAAGCTGAAGCCTGACCTCGTGGGGCTTGTGGAGGCCGACTCGGGCTCCTACCGCCAGAACGGGGAATGCCAGGCCGAACTCATGGCGGCCCGGCTGAACGCCGAGTCCGTCTTTGCCTGCAAGTACCACCACGAGTCTCTCGTCTCCAGGACTCCCCTGCTGAAGTCCCAGGGGAACGCCGTGGTGACCAGGCTGCCCATACTCTCGTCCCGGGAGCACTACCTGAGCCGGGGGGTCAAGCGGACGCTCCTCGAGGTGGAATTCCAGGATTTCACCCTGTTCCTGGCCCATCTCTCCCTGGGATACGGAGCGCGGAAAATCCAGATCGGCGAGGTGGCCGACCGGTGCCGCCAGGCAAAGAAGCCCGTCATCCTCGCCGGGGACGGCAACATCTACGCCGGCGAAAAAGAGCTCCGGCCCCTCTTCCGGAAGGGGCTGTTCCGGAACGCCAATGATGGGAACGTGCCCACCTACCCGAGCCGTCTCCCGGCGCTGGCCCTTGATTTCGTGCTGTACAGCGAAGGCATCGATATGAAAAAATTCCGGGTGCCCCAGGTCAGGTATTCCGACCACCTTCCCCTGGTCTGCGACTTCACCCCGGAGGGGCGGGGCAGGGAGGCACTGGCCTCATGA
- the cls gene encoding cardiolipin synthase, which yields MTAGVFLYSFYDLSSIAIRIFMLCYIPQRHSPTTAMSWLLAIYFWPWMGFLLYIAFGSTALPRERIERHEALLRSLTADKATFRRILDDESHWLPEELVRFGALGKKLGDMCITTGNSFLLIDREEDFLNKLCADIDGAKESVHLLYYIFALDSMTERLFASLEGAAARGAECRLLVDALGAKPFLKKDASRLRSSGVRVEKALPPGLFRRTATTARYDLRNHRKIAVIDGRIGYTGSHNVTEPSYGGKAGGRLWKDLTLRLTGPVVLQLQGVFMEDWYVETRELLPTEQVFPRPERTGQAIVQTVPSGPSYPWQNYQRLVVAALHGAKKRVVITTPYLIPDDELLHALETAALGDVRIQLVIPERSDQFLVGSAAKAYFDVLLDMGVEIYLFQENILHSKTMTVDHSLAFLGTSNFDIRSFALNFELNLVLYGTEETSAIRMAQERYIAESRRLTAEEWNGRPRVLRVVHGVTKLFSPLL from the coding sequence ATGACGGCCGGAGTTTTTCTTTACTCCTTTTATGATCTTTCCTCCATCGCCATCCGTATTTTCATGCTCTGCTACATCCCCCAGCGCCACAGCCCCACCACGGCCATGTCGTGGCTCCTGGCCATCTACTTCTGGCCGTGGATGGGCTTTCTGCTCTATATCGCCTTCGGCTCCACCGCCCTTCCCCGGGAGAGGATAGAGCGGCACGAGGCCCTGCTCCGAAGTCTCACTGCCGACAAGGCCACCTTCCGCAGAATTCTCGACGACGAATCCCACTGGCTGCCGGAAGAGCTTGTCCGGTTCGGGGCCCTGGGGAAAAAGCTGGGGGACATGTGCATCACCACGGGCAACTCGTTCCTCCTCATCGACAGGGAAGAGGATTTCCTGAACAAACTCTGCGCCGACATCGACGGAGCGAAGGAATCGGTGCACCTGCTGTACTATATCTTCGCCCTTGATTCCATGACGGAGCGCCTTTTCGCCTCCCTTGAAGGGGCGGCGGCCAGGGGCGCGGAGTGCAGGCTCCTCGTGGACGCCCTGGGCGCCAAGCCCTTTCTGAAGAAGGACGCGTCCCGCCTCCGGTCCTCCGGCGTGCGGGTGGAGAAGGCCCTTCCCCCCGGACTGTTCCGCAGGACGGCCACCACGGCCCGGTACGACCTGAGGAACCACCGGAAGATCGCCGTAATCGACGGCCGTATCGGCTACACCGGCTCCCACAACGTCACGGAGCCCTCTTACGGCGGCAAGGCGGGAGGACGGCTGTGGAAGGATCTCACTCTCCGCCTCACCGGACCGGTGGTCCTGCAGCTCCAGGGTGTCTTCATGGAGGACTGGTACGTGGAGACAAGGGAACTCCTCCCCACGGAACAGGTCTTCCCCAGGCCTGAGCGGACGGGGCAGGCCATCGTCCAGACGGTGCCCAGCGGCCCGTCCTACCCGTGGCAGAACTACCAGCGCCTCGTGGTGGCAGCCCTCCACGGGGCAAAAAAACGGGTGGTCATCACGACACCCTATCTCATCCCCGACGACGAGCTGCTCCACGCCCTGGAAACCGCCGCCCTCGGCGACGTGAGAATACAGCTCGTCATACCGGAGCGGAGCGACCAGTTCCTCGTGGGAAGCGCAGCCAAAGCCTATTTTGACGTACTTCTGGACATGGGCGTGGAAATCTACCTCTTCCAGGAAAACATTCTCCACTCAAAGACCATGACCGTGGACCACAGCCTCGCCTTCCTGGGGACGAGCAACTTCGACATCCGCTCCTTCGCCCTCAACTTCGAGCTGAACCTCGTGCTCTACGGAACGGAGGAAACATCGGCCATACGGATGGCCCAGGAACGCTACATCGCGGAATCGCGGCGGCTGACCGCGGAAGAATGGAACGGCCGACCCCGCGTGCTGAGGGTGGTTCACGGGGTGACCAAACTCTTCAGTCCCCTTCTCTAG
- a CDS encoding diguanylate cyclase domain-containing protein, whose amino-acid sequence MKSSTLSIKTIGVILFIVLITASSGTVGYFIFSGWLSSTEETAGRLAYELNSRVFSRIGEHMNSPLHLIEVYKDQIEKGVIDLNDENQRERFFSSVLTTHNQGLYSFSFGSEEGEYYGARRNPQGGIEIMRNNRSTGGASWYYSLKDDFTAGELALKAGTFDPRTRDWYRAAKTLGKPVFSPVYRHFIMPDLTVSAAAPVAGRDGKLLGVLGAHITLSGINSSLEELAEEAGGMAAIVEKRSGALIGNSIGMDNFRTLPDGTFRRLTPADGENRILQQAAELYARGKGNTVKVSDQQTSFIVHINEFRREGVDWLVLFALPESLFTAGIFHTMRFSLLLTVLAVLAAALVCAKAASVLMKPLENLVTTAESLSSGDLSRRAEVRRNDEIGRVARAVNIMAEKLEHMIASLGETVRERTAELEERNRELDQNRSHLKLILDSAAEGIYGIDRKGNCTFANAGCLKMLGYGSQEDLSGKNMHFLIHYAHRDGRLMDPEECKIFSSLRTGRGIRVDDEVFWTSGGTPLDVAYSSYPQFRNGELTGAVVTFTDNTERRKSEARINFLTYHDSLTGLYNRAFFEEELKRMDRDENLPLAVIFGDVNGLKLTNDIFGHSAGDELLKKSAEALRKSCRESDIIARVGGDEFTIILPRAKPEDVRKLIGRIKGEISKLRVRAIKGSIALGFSVKTDPGQSVQETLREAEEAMYREKDLGRKAESLETISAIMETLHEKSPCQKQHSENVSRICMEIGHALNMPETETRKLKEAGFLHDIGKIVVDEDVLNEAGCLFPGEEDSDGEMKKHPVAGFRILNLYDETMDLGESVLNHHENWDGSGYPRGIGGEEIPQMARILRAGEAFDDLLESMEEGRMTGEEVLEQILKLRGTSLDPAVADILISMVRKAEEGDTAGGLADNS is encoded by the coding sequence ATGAAATCCAGCACTCTCTCCATCAAAACCATCGGCGTAATTCTTTTCATCGTCCTCATCACGGCATCCAGCGGGACCGTCGGATACTTCATTTTCTCGGGCTGGCTTTCTTCCACTGAAGAAACCGCCGGCCGGCTGGCCTATGAACTGAATTCGAGGGTATTCAGCAGGATCGGGGAACACATGAACAGCCCCCTGCACCTCATCGAAGTGTACAAGGACCAGATCGAAAAGGGAGTCATCGACCTGAACGATGAAAACCAGCGGGAGAGGTTTTTCTCCTCCGTTCTCACGACTCACAATCAGGGCCTGTACAGCTTCAGCTTCGGCTCTGAAGAGGGGGAATATTACGGCGCCCGCAGGAATCCGCAGGGCGGGATAGAGATCATGAGGAACAACCGCTCCACCGGGGGCGCGTCATGGTATTACTCCCTGAAGGATGATTTCACCGCCGGAGAACTTGCGCTAAAGGCTGGAACCTTCGACCCGAGGACCAGGGACTGGTACAGGGCAGCGAAAACTCTCGGAAAGCCGGTATTTTCGCCTGTTTACAGGCACTTTATCATGCCCGACCTCACCGTTTCCGCTGCCGCACCGGTTGCGGGGAGGGACGGTAAGCTTCTGGGGGTTCTGGGCGCCCACATCACCCTGTCAGGGATCAATTCGTCCCTTGAGGAGCTGGCGGAGGAGGCCGGCGGCATGGCGGCGATCGTGGAGAAACGTTCAGGAGCCCTCATAGGCAACTCCATCGGCATGGACAATTTCAGGACCCTTCCCGACGGCACCTTCAGACGGCTGACGCCTGCCGACGGGGAGAACCGGATATTGCAGCAGGCGGCAGAACTTTACGCCCGGGGGAAAGGCAACACCGTAAAGGTGAGCGATCAGCAAACCAGCTTCATCGTTCATATTAATGAGTTCCGCCGGGAAGGGGTAGACTGGCTCGTCCTGTTCGCACTCCCCGAGAGTCTCTTCACGGCCGGCATTTTCCACACCATGCGATTCTCCCTTCTGCTGACGGTCCTCGCCGTACTGGCGGCTGCGCTTGTATGCGCTAAAGCCGCCTCCGTGCTGATGAAGCCCCTGGAAAATCTCGTCACGACAGCGGAAAGCCTTTCCTCGGGAGACCTCTCCAGGAGGGCCGAAGTGCGGAGAAACGATGAAATTGGGAGGGTCGCCCGGGCGGTGAACATTATGGCAGAAAAGCTGGAGCACATGATCGCCTCCCTCGGGGAAACGGTGAGGGAGAGAACCGCCGAGCTCGAGGAACGAAACCGGGAGCTTGACCAGAACAGGAGCCACCTGAAGCTGATCCTGGATTCCGCCGCGGAAGGCATATACGGCATCGACAGGAAGGGAAACTGCACCTTCGCGAACGCGGGCTGCCTGAAAATGCTGGGGTATGGGAGCCAGGAGGACCTTTCCGGCAAAAACATGCATTTTTTGATCCATTACGCCCACAGGGACGGCAGGCTCATGGACCCCGAAGAATGCAAAATATTCAGCTCTTTGCGGACCGGACGGGGAATACGGGTGGACGACGAGGTTTTCTGGACATCCGGCGGAACGCCCCTGGATGTGGCCTATTCCTCGTACCCCCAGTTCAGGAACGGAGAACTTACCGGCGCCGTCGTCACCTTCACCGACAATACGGAGCGCCGGAAGAGCGAGGCCCGCATCAATTTCCTGACCTATCACGACAGCCTCACCGGCCTGTACAACAGGGCTTTTTTTGAAGAGGAACTGAAGAGAATGGACAGGGATGAAAACCTCCCCCTGGCGGTTATCTTCGGAGACGTCAACGGGCTGAAGCTGACGAACGACATTTTCGGCCACTCCGCCGGGGACGAACTGCTGAAAAAATCGGCGGAGGCGCTGAGAAAGAGCTGCCGCGAGAGCGACATTATCGCCAGGGTGGGGGGAGACGAATTCACCATCATCCTTCCCCGGGCGAAGCCCGAAGATGTCCGGAAACTCATCGGCAGGATCAAGGGGGAAATCTCGAAACTTCGCGTCAGGGCAATCAAGGGCAGCATAGCCCTCGGTTTTTCAGTAAAGACCGATCCCGGCCAGTCCGTACAGGAAACCCTTCGGGAAGCTGAAGAGGCCATGTACAGGGAAAAGGACCTGGGCAGGAAAGCGGAAAGCCTGGAAACCATTTCCGCCATCATGGAGACTCTTCATGAAAAAAGCCCCTGTCAGAAACAGCACTCGGAAAACGTGAGCCGGATCTGCATGGAGATCGGCCATGCCCTCAATATGCCGGAAACAGAGACGCGAAAGCTGAAAGAGGCAGGTTTTCTTCATGATATAGGGAAAATTGTCGTCGATGAAGACGTTCTGAATGAAGCAGGCTGTCTTTTCCCCGGAGAAGAGGACTCTGACGGGGAAATGAAAAAGCACCCTGTCGCCGGGTTCCGGATACTGAATTTATACGATGAAACCATGGACCTTGGCGAAAGTGTTCTCAACCACCACGAAAACTGGGACGGGTCGGGATATCCCAGGGGAATCGGGGGAGAGGAAATACCTCAGATGGCCAGGATTCTGCGCGCCGGAGAAGCCTTCGACGATCTTCTGGAGTCCATGGAAGAGGGCAGAATGACCGGGGAGGAAGTTCTGGAGCAGATCCTGAAGCTGCGGGGTACGTCTCTCGACCCTGCAGTCGCCGATATCCTCATATCCATGGTCCGAAAGGCGGAAGAAGGGGACACCGCAGGCGGCCTCGCTGACAATTCCTGA
- a CDS encoding HD domain-containing phosphohydrolase translates to MKRPLFLTAAVLTGLFCGAMILLSWGAFYLQMRADRARILRVAFLQTDNLARAFEEHSLRTVENVRQVLFSLKEIYEKRGGGVVRSFEEAANASVARYALRSREAQGNLFNLLSIADENGDLVLSSQVPFNPVNILARPFFQAHRKGEKGFLVGPPILGTATGKWYIPMSLPLEKPDGSFGGVVLASVNPFYFSDFYRQVSLGPKGAVMLLESGGTILAGMVEGGETPFGASIADSGLFAAVSSGETGALECKGLPDGIPRLLSYRKVGPYPLFVTVGAEKDGVFAEYRRRRQMSLTWVFAFDAFVLVFFGASVRALRKERQAEDRFRNFFEQNSVGFALVAADGAWIHFNGKLCEMLGYSREELMILPWKDITPPDVLEGELPLFEKALQSDQSDFFIEKQYVRKDGLRIDVDVSTKIMKNADGSVRYFASIVQDVSERKKGERLLEKRAAELERHREAIIDSMAVLAEYRDMGTGNHVRRTKQYVKMLLERSGSAALFPEKDLPMIWQCAVLHDIGKVGVPDAVLLKPGGLTPEEFGVIRRHPSIGSDVLLRAEELLGSDSFITYARQITEYHHERWDGTGYPHGLAGEDIPVLARITAIADVYDALISRRPYKEPFSHEAAVEQIRAGSGTLFDPRLVEVFLGCAEEFDVIAKDNSDEDGAGAGRKEDRDVPGDGDDGRRGRDGS, encoded by the coding sequence ATGAAAAGACCGTTATTCCTGACGGCGGCAGTTCTCACCGGGCTTTTCTGCGGCGCCATGATTCTTCTCTCCTGGGGGGCCTTTTACCTGCAGATGAGGGCGGACAGGGCGAGGATCCTGAGGGTTGCCTTTCTCCAGACGGACAACCTTGCCCGGGCCTTCGAGGAGCATTCCCTGAGGACGGTGGAGAACGTCAGGCAGGTTCTTTTCTCGCTGAAGGAAATCTACGAGAAAAGGGGAGGAGGGGTGGTGCGGAGCTTCGAGGAGGCCGCCAACGCCTCCGTTGCCCGGTATGCTCTCCGGAGCCGTGAAGCCCAGGGAAACCTCTTCAACCTGCTGAGCATCGCCGACGAAAACGGTGACCTCGTCCTGAGCAGCCAGGTGCCCTTCAATCCAGTCAACATCCTGGCCAGGCCTTTCTTCCAGGCCCACCGGAAGGGTGAAAAGGGCTTCCTCGTGGGGCCTCCCATTCTCGGCACAGCCACAGGAAAATGGTACATCCCCATGAGTCTCCCCCTCGAAAAGCCCGACGGATCCTTCGGCGGAGTCGTCCTCGCCTCGGTCAACCCTTTCTATTTCTCCGATTTCTACCGCCAGGTCAGCCTCGGCCCCAAGGGGGCCGTCATGCTGCTGGAGTCCGGGGGAACGATCCTCGCAGGGATGGTGGAGGGCGGCGAAACCCCCTTCGGAGCCTCCATTGCGGACAGCGGACTGTTCGCCGCAGTAAGCTCCGGCGAAACGGGAGCCCTGGAGTGCAAGGGACTGCCGGACGGTATCCCGCGGCTTCTGAGCTACCGGAAGGTCGGTCCGTACCCCCTGTTTGTGACCGTGGGCGCCGAGAAAGACGGCGTTTTCGCGGAATACCGCAGACGGCGGCAGATGAGCCTTACCTGGGTGTTCGCTTTCGATGCCTTCGTCCTCGTGTTCTTCGGTGCCTCGGTTCGGGCCCTGAGGAAAGAGCGGCAGGCGGAAGACCGGTTCCGGAACTTTTTCGAGCAGAACAGTGTCGGGTTTGCCCTGGTCGCAGCCGACGGGGCCTGGATTCACTTCAACGGGAAACTCTGCGAGATGCTGGGATACAGCCGGGAAGAGCTGATGATCCTCCCGTGGAAAGACATTACGCCTCCGGACGTCCTGGAAGGGGAACTCCCGCTGTTTGAAAAGGCATTACAGAGTGATCAAAGTGACTTTTTCATAGAAAAGCAGTACGTCAGAAAAGACGGCCTCAGGATCGACGTGGATGTATCCACCAAGATCATGAAGAACGCCGACGGATCGGTGCGCTATTTCGCCTCCATAGTCCAGGACGTCTCCGAACGGAAGAAGGGCGAGAGACTCCTGGAGAAGCGGGCGGCGGAGCTGGAGCGGCACCGCGAGGCCATCATAGACAGCATGGCCGTTCTTGCGGAATATCGGGATATGGGAACAGGAAACCATGTCCGCAGAACGAAGCAGTACGTAAAGATGCTCCTCGAACGGTCGGGGAGCGCGGCCCTCTTTCCGGAGAAGGACCTGCCCATGATCTGGCAGTGCGCGGTCCTTCACGATATCGGAAAGGTGGGGGTGCCGGACGCCGTGCTGCTGAAGCCGGGAGGACTGACTCCGGAAGAATTCGGCGTCATCCGGCGGCACCCGTCTATCGGGAGCGACGTGCTGCTCCGGGCGGAGGAACTCCTGGGCAGCGATTCTTTCATCACCTACGCGCGGCAGATCACGGAGTACCACCACGAGCGGTGGGACGGCACGGGGTATCCCCACGGCCTGGCCGGGGAGGACATTCCCGTTCTTGCCCGCATCACCGCCATCGCGGACGTCTACGACGCGCTCATCTCCAGACGGCCCTACAAGGAGCCTTTTTCCCACGAAGCGGCGGTGGAGCAGATCCGCGCCGGTTCCGGAACCCTGTTCGATCCCCGGCTCGTGGAGGTGTTTCTCGGCTGTGCGGAAGAGTTCGACGTCATAGCGAAAGACAACTCCGATGAAGATGGAGCCGGGGCAGGCCGAAAGGAAGACCGGGACGTCCCCGGCGACGGTGATGACGGGCGGCGGGGGAGGGATGGATCCTGA
- a CDS encoding zinc ribbon domain-containing protein — MTAHPKGPWFQRFLINFFTVVLAVLVFWVLGFLMEDIESIEGPRYRDVEARFVDGDLVEKSKRLAEEIAATGREMDAKREEMRILSDSSSNLQSTISQLIELQKLTIQKSLSLPEAHSANLSESLAGFLESRKLYQAHSAELSGLSERKRKLESERLKLDKTIEEQREPARKEYERLAEKHNLRIAAFQLAVLLPLLAAGGYLAVRKRGSVYFPLFLAFGGAVLVKSALVIHRYFPTRYFKYFIVLGLLAAVVRILVTIIRIVAFPRAQWLTKQYREAYERFLCPVCEYPIRTGPRKYMFWTRRTVNKVPLSGETGEEKPYTCPACGTSLFEQCGACGGLRHSLLPFCLHCGAEKKSTEEAEKGEE; from the coding sequence ATGACGGCACATCCGAAAGGTCCGTGGTTCCAGCGATTCCTGATCAACTTTTTCACCGTTGTTCTGGCCGTGCTCGTCTTCTGGGTTCTCGGCTTTCTCATGGAGGACATCGAGTCCATCGAGGGGCCCAGGTACAGGGATGTCGAGGCGCGGTTCGTGGACGGCGACCTGGTGGAAAAGTCGAAACGGCTCGCTGAAGAGATCGCGGCAACCGGCCGGGAGATGGATGCGAAACGGGAGGAAATGCGGATCCTCAGCGACAGCTCGTCGAACCTTCAAAGTACCATCAGCCAGCTGATCGAACTGCAGAAACTCACCATCCAGAAATCTCTCTCCCTGCCCGAGGCCCATTCTGCGAACCTTTCCGAGAGTCTTGCGGGCTTCCTTGAAAGCCGGAAGCTGTACCAGGCTCACAGCGCGGAACTTTCCGGACTTTCCGAACGGAAGCGGAAACTTGAATCGGAGCGGCTGAAACTCGACAAGACGATAGAAGAGCAGAGGGAGCCTGCCCGGAAAGAGTACGAACGCCTGGCGGAGAAGCACAACCTCCGGATTGCCGCCTTCCAGCTGGCCGTCCTGCTGCCCCTGCTGGCCGCGGGGGGATACCTGGCGGTCAGAAAGCGGGGGAGCGTCTATTTTCCTCTATTTCTTGCCTTCGGCGGAGCGGTGCTTGTGAAATCAGCTCTCGTGATTCACAGGTATTTTCCGACGCGGTACTTCAAGTATTTCATAGTTCTTGGGCTTCTCGCGGCGGTTGTCAGAATCCTGGTCACCATCATCAGGATCGTGGCCTTCCCCAGGGCCCAATGGCTTACGAAACAATACCGGGAGGCTTACGAGCGTTTTCTCTGCCCGGTGTGCGAATACCCCATCCGGACGGGACCGAGGAAATACATGTTCTGGACGAGGCGTACCGTGAACAAGGTCCCCCTCTCCGGAGAAACGGGAGAAGAGAAGCCCTATACCTGCCCGGCCTGCGGAACCTCCCTGTTCGAGCAGTGCGGGGCATGCGGCGGTTTGAGACATTCCCTTCTTCCCTTCTGCCTGCACTGCGGGGCGGAGAAAAAAAGCACTGAGGAAGCGGAAAAGGGCGAAGAATGA
- a CDS encoding patatin-like phospholipase family protein: MTGRSGGERKIGLALGSGAARGIAHIGVLQALEKAGIRPDIVAGTSIGALVGGVYAAGKLGELSEIALGLDWKKAAGYFLEVSFPRSGLIEGTKVTDFLSEIVGSMDIGALPVRFASVAADVMTGNEVVLGEGDLVSAIRASISVPGIFTPARRNGSFLVDGGLVNPVPVSVCRAMGADVVIAVDLNNGRVKETPKGGLPAETQPEGGPGRNGIAAGEIFAWLERKTKGFDTGFLGPVKEWMSRDPAPGIFDVLGSSLRIMEEQIAAARLEIDRPDLLIRPSVGNVRFLEFHLAGEMIAEGFRSAKEALEGRALPEN; encoded by the coding sequence CTGACCGGAAGAAGCGGCGGAGAGCGGAAAATCGGCCTTGCCCTCGGCAGCGGTGCGGCGAGGGGAATTGCCCACATAGGGGTGCTCCAGGCCCTCGAAAAGGCCGGGATACGGCCGGATATCGTCGCAGGGACGAGCATCGGGGCCCTGGTGGGCGGCGTATATGCCGCCGGGAAGCTCGGGGAACTGTCGGAGATCGCCCTCGGCCTCGACTGGAAGAAGGCGGCCGGGTACTTCCTGGAGGTATCCTTCCCCCGCTCGGGTCTCATTGAGGGGACGAAGGTGACGGACTTTCTTTCGGAAATAGTGGGCTCCATGGATATCGGTGCCCTTCCGGTGCGGTTCGCCTCCGTGGCGGCGGACGTGATGACCGGAAACGAGGTGGTCCTGGGTGAAGGAGACCTGGTCTCCGCCATCCGGGCCAGCATCTCCGTCCCCGGAATATTCACCCCGGCACGGCGGAACGGGAGTTTCCTGGTGGACGGCGGGCTCGTGAATCCGGTGCCGGTGAGCGTCTGCCGGGCAATGGGCGCGGATGTGGTCATCGCCGTGGACCTGAACAACGGCCGGGTGAAGGAAACCCCGAAGGGCGGACTTCCTGCGGAAACGCAGCCGGAAGGCGGTCCGGGGCGGAACGGAATTGCCGCAGGGGAGATTTTCGCATGGCTCGAGAGGAAAACGAAGGGCTTCGATACCGGTTTCCTCGGGCCGGTGAAGGAATGGATGTCCCGGGACCCCGCCCCGGGAATTTTCGACGTGCTCGGCAGTTCCCTGCGCATCATGGAAGAGCAGATCGCGGCGGCACGGCTGGAAATCGACCGGCCGGACCTGCTGATCCGCCCGTCGGTGGGGAATGTCCGCTTTCTCGAGTTTCACCTGGCCGGGGAGATGATCGCCGAGGGCTTCCGTTCGGCGAAGGAGGCCCTTGAGGGGAGAGCGCTTCCGGAAAATTGA
- a CDS encoding YiiX/YebB-like N1pC/P60 family cysteine hydrolase has translation MIRSFFLTLFLVLLLSPSAGGNGLLLPSHAPGSGDVLFDFLLSVTNPDSLELRMDEPPDGEGNIRHASFVIRGACFGGLRVEKIAAEFFFLELNAPDEWRSGRRHSLKVNGVLRTNAEVVILDRDINDALGAFPARRGRLSVNFFPGSVRVLGLYGTELGRIRVETASSLAVENGNQIVMENTGIRINGHDRTDAFRQEIYGLNPLLDLRNFPLPAARWILRADNGVLTLSTPVPPKAAEGEIRRYERGSFPLPAPEPFEFSPDQFQNGDIILVNGKSWRSKALLFFFKNPADFSHSGMVRWSGGIPWVIHASPESERVEMEPLEEFLSPFEVERAAVYRLKGNRAGAGRASGEAREFYLEKRPFDGSFDKNNEEAVYCTELIWKAFGNAGIDLFGTERSAYFTPVPFYGNVLFPSDLGRSPLLEKVMSLE, from the coding sequence ATGATAAGAAGCTTCTTTCTGACCCTTTTTCTTGTTCTGCTCCTGTCACCGTCCGCCGGCGGCAACGGCCTTCTTCTTCCTTCCCATGCACCCGGCAGCGGGGACGTTCTTTTTGACTTTCTCCTTTCGGTAACGAACCCCGATTCTCTCGAACTTCGCATGGATGAGCCGCCGGACGGCGAGGGCAATATCCGGCACGCCTCTTTCGTCATCCGGGGAGCGTGTTTCGGGGGACTTCGGGTGGAAAAAATCGCTGCCGAATTTTTCTTCCTCGAGCTGAATGCCCCCGATGAGTGGCGCAGCGGCCGCCGCCATTCCCTGAAGGTGAACGGGGTTCTCCGGACAAATGCGGAAGTGGTGATCCTCGACAGGGACATCAATGACGCCCTCGGGGCCTTTCCGGCCCGCCGGGGCAGACTGTCCGTCAATTTTTTCCCCGGGTCCGTCAGGGTGCTGGGGCTGTACGGAACGGAACTGGGGCGCATCCGTGTTGAAACGGCGTCATCCCTCGCCGTGGAGAACGGAAACCAGATCGTGATGGAAAACACCGGAATACGCATCAACGGGCACGACCGGACGGACGCTTTCCGGCAGGAGATTTACGGGCTGAACCCCCTGCTCGATTTGCGGAATTTCCCCCTTCCCGCAGCCCGATGGATCCTCCGGGCGGACAACGGGGTCCTGACCCTTTCGACGCCGGTTCCTCCCAAGGCCGCGGAGGGGGAGATCCGGCGCTACGAGAGGGGGTCGTTTCCCCTCCCGGCGCCCGAACCCTTCGAATTCTCGCCGGACCAGTTTCAGAACGGGGACATCATCCTCGTGAACGGCAAGTCCTGGAGGAGCAAGGCCCTTCTCTTTTTCTTCAAGAATCCCGCCGATTTCTCCCACAGCGGCATGGTGAGATGGTCGGGAGGCATCCCCTGGGTGATCCATGCCTCCCCTGAATCTGAACGGGTGGAGATGGAACCCCTCGAAGAATTTCTGTCGCCCTTCGAGGTGGAGAGAGCGGCGGTCTACCGGCTGAAAGGGAACAGGGCGGGCGCCGGGCGTGCCAGCGGCGAAGCCCGGGAATTTTATCTCGAGAAACGGCCCTTCGACGGCAGCTTCGACAAAAACAACGAAGAGGCGGTGTACTGCACCGAACTCATCTGGAAAGCCTTCGGGAATGCGGGCATTGACCTGTTCGGCACGGAAAGATCCGCATACTTCACCCCCGTCCCCTTCTACGGGAACGTGCTCTTCCCCTCCGACCTCGGACGGAGCCCCCTCCTGGAAAAGGTTATGTCCCTGGAGTAG